TTCCCGAACCGCACGTACAGCGTCGTGCCCCGGGCGAGCGGAACCTCGTACACGGCCGCCGTACTCGCCGACGTGGGCAGGGCCGGCCCGATCCGCTCCCCGGAAGGGCCGTGGACCTCGCTGATCCCCGTCAAGGTGGCGTGCACCACCGGGCGGCCGTCCTCGGCGGCGCGCAGGGCGGCGAGCGAAGCGTGCTGGGCCGGGGCCCAGCTGTCCTGGAAGCTGGAGGTCGCCGACTGGGTGACGAGCAGCGCGGCCCCGTCGCGGGTCAGGCGCCGGCTCATGTCGGGGAAGGCGGACTCGAAGCAGATCAGCGGGCCCAGCCGCACCCCGGGCCGGTCCGGCAGGTCCATCAGGGCCGGGGCGTCACCGCGCATCCGGTCCTCGCCCGCCGCCTTGCCGACCGAGGTGGCCCAGCCGAGCAGGGCCCGCGCCGGTATGTACTCCCCGAACGGCACCAGACGCATCTTGTCGTACCGCTCGCCGGTCGGCCCGTCCGGGCCGATCAGGACGGAGCTCTTGTATATCCCGGGCCGGTCACTGCGCCGAGCGTCGACGTTGACCAGCAGCGGGGCGCCCACCTGCGCGGACAGCGCCGCCAGGCGCCGGGCCAGGTCCGGCCGCTCCGCCAGGTCCTCCCCGACGCTGCTCTCGCCCCACACCACCAGCTCCGGGCCCCGGCCGGACGGCGCCCCGGCCAGCTCCCGGGTCAGCCGCTCCCCGGCCGCGAACCGCCGCTCCGTACTGTCCGGCCCGTCCCCGACCGGACCCGGCTGTACGACGGCCACCCGCAGCCCGCCCGATACCTCCGGTCGCGGCACCCACAGCCACACCGCCCCCGTCAGCAGCGCGCACCCCGCCACGCCGGCCACCGCCGCAGCCCGCGCCCCCGGCACCGCGGCCAGCATCACCAGCGCACAGTTCACCGCCACCACCAGCAGGCTCACCAGCCACACCCCGCCCACCGACGCCAGCACCAGCGCGGGCGGTACCTGCCACTGGCTGGCCCCCAGCAACCCCCAGGGCCCGCCCAGCCCCTGCCAGGACCGGACCAGCTCCGGCAGCAGCCACCCCGCCGGCAGGAGCACCAGCGCGGCGGCCGCGCGACCGCCCGCCGCGACCCCGCCGAGAAGCTCCCGCACGAGCAGCGCCCAGGGGATCCACAGCGCCCCGAGCAGCGCGGCCAGCAGGAACAGGAACACGTGCAGGCTCGGCAGCAGCCAGTGGTGGACGGCGAAGACGAACCCCGTGCCGCCGAGCCAGCCTTCCAGGGCGGCGCGCCGCCCGGTCGGGGCGGACCTCAGCAGCAGCAGCCACGGCACGAGGGCCACGTAGGCGAACCACCAGAGCGCCGGAGCGGGAAAGGCGAGCGCGGGCAGCGCTCCCGCACCGGCTGCGGCAGCCGCACGCCACCATCCGTCGAACTCCCGGGCCATGGGCGCCTCCGCTTCCAGTGTGGGACGGCCGGGCCGCATCAGCCCGCCGGGTACCGCCACTTCTCGTGCACGGTTACCCCGGAGAGCCGCCACCCATCACGGGTCCGGGCCAGGTCGAAGGCGTAGCGGCCCGCGGCCGCGAAGTTCGGGGTGGTGACCGCGGGGTCGGAGCCGGTGTCGGCCAGCCGCATGGGGTTGAGGAAGTCGGCCCCCACCTGCGCCGTGTCACCGGGCGCGCCGTCGGTGACCTCCAGCCGGACCAGCCGGTTGACGATCAGGTGCTGGCGCACGGGGAACAGCGTCATGGTCCGTGCCAGCCAGTCCGCGACCTCGGCCGCCGAACCCTCCACCCCGCCCGCCGACCGGTAGTCCGCCCGCCCGGCCGGGGTGAACAGGGCCCGGTAGGCCTCCCAGTCGCCGTCGTCCACGGCCACCGCGTACCTCGACACCACCTCGTCGATCGCCAGCCGGTCCAACACCGTCGCGAGGTCCACACGCTGCGTCATCGGGTCAGTGTGCGGGCGTCCGCCCGCGAGGCCAAGGGGCGTGCGCGGACTTGATCGCCGCCGAGGCGTCAGCGGCCGGAATGCACCTCCCGCTGGCGCACGACCACCAGGAACGCGTCACTGTCCAGGTCCATCACCACTTCGGCCTGCACGCCCTCGCGCATCCGCTGGGCCGCGTACTCCTCGGCCGGCCAGCTTCCCCGCGGACTCCCGGCCGGA
This Streptomyces sp. NBC_00539 DNA region includes the following protein-coding sequences:
- a CDS encoding nuclear transport factor 2 family protein, which produces MTQRVDLATVLDRLAIDEVVSRYAVAVDDGDWEAYRALFTPAGRADYRSAGGVEGSAAEVADWLARTMTLFPVRQHLIVNRLVRLEVTDGAPGDTAQVGADFLNPMRLADTGSDPAVTTPNFAAAGRYAFDLARTRDGWRLSGVTVHEKWRYPAG
- the lnt gene encoding apolipoprotein N-acyltransferase; amino-acid sequence: MAREFDGWWRAAAAAGAGALPALAFPAPALWWFAYVALVPWLLLLRSAPTGRRAALEGWLGGTGFVFAVHHWLLPSLHVFLFLLAALLGALWIPWALLVRELLGGVAAGGRAAAALVLLPAGWLLPELVRSWQGLGGPWGLLGASQWQVPPALVLASVGGVWLVSLLVVAVNCALVMLAAVPGARAAAVAGVAGCALLTGAVWLWVPRPEVSGGLRVAVVQPGPVGDGPDSTERRFAAGERLTRELAGAPSGRGPELVVWGESSVGEDLAERPDLARRLAALSAQVGAPLLVNVDARRSDRPGIYKSSVLIGPDGPTGERYDKMRLVPFGEYIPARALLGWATSVGKAAGEDRMRGDAPALMDLPDRPGVRLGPLICFESAFPDMSRRLTRDGAALLVTQSATSSFQDSWAPAQHASLAALRAAEDGRPVVHATLTGISEVHGPSGERIGPALPTSASTAAVYEVPLARGTTLYVRFGNWPVGAGLAALAAYCAARAARSLRRPAPEPSAPPARTVHG